CAATTTCATGAttataatttttacaaattacgatataaaataatatagataatatattatattcgaAACTAgaataaattattacattataaatttcgaaaaaaatatttattctttaCAAACATATTTACATCcacataaatttatataatataaaaaaggtCAAAAAGGAAAGAcatctaatattttataatatccaACTTTTGTTGTCAGatataaaatgattaatataaaataaaacgaacataataattatatctatgtatgtaatatatcttttaaattgtgtctctaaaaatataaaaatttatttcatttttactttttcttgCTTCCGACTTTAGACTTTTCTGCCGAAGTTTCTTTGGATGTGAAAGAAATGTCCAAGTTCATAGAATTTGCAGCTTTTATTATTAAAGATAATTTTACAACCGATTCAGCAGCTTGGGCAAAATCATCTACGGAAATAACTTTCAACTGTGCTTCCCGTATCAATCGATGTGCTTCTTCTACGTTAGTTCCCTATATGATTACATTAgactaatataaaaaaattgtgTAAAATTTTTTCTCATGTATTAGTGATAAATTACCTGCAGTCTTACAACTACGGGAATATTCAACTGTAACTCTTTGGACGCATTAATAATACCTTTTGCGATTATATCACACCTCATAATACCACCAAATATATTTACGAAAATTGCTTCTAcctaaaaatttgtaaaatagtTTTGAACCTTACATTACATATTTTCAAACTTATTGGCAAAAGATATAATTCGAATATTATTTGTTTTAAATTTTAAGTACCTTCGGATCAgagattattattttaaaagctTCCATCACAGCTTCTTCAGTGGCACTACCACCCACATCTAAAAAATTAGCTGGCATACCGccattgtattttattaaatccATAGTAGCCATCGCTAATCCAGCACCATTTACCATACATCCTATATTTCCATCTAAAGCTATATAGCTTAAATTAAACTTAGATGCTTGGACTTCGTTAGGATCTAGTTGTGTGAAATCTTGCAGTGCAAATAGTTTCTTTTGTCTGAACTCTGAACTGTCGTCAAAAGAACATTTACAATCTAAGGCAAAATCTGAAAATACGTAATACTTATGTTATTAACTacctttaatttaataaaatgaatTCATTAGATTCTTTTTTACAACATACATTCTCCGCAAATATCCAATGCAAATGGATTAATTTCAAGTAATAATGCATCTTTTTCGATGAACAACTCGTAGAGATTACAAATAATTAACGATGTAATCTTCCTCTCCTCTCCTTCTATACCTAAGTTATCCACAATTTGATTTATTTGTTCAAGTGATAAACCTTTCATGATATTCACTGGTGTATACGATATAGCTTCCGGATTCGTGGCAGCGATGTCTTCGATATTTACACCGCCCTGTTTAGATACAATTACGACAGGACCCTGTAaatcatatttaatttttacttttaataataaattcaacGATAGTTACAATTAGACTGCAGAtacttatgtatttatataaagttatacaagAATGTGCACAAACAcaaaattacataaattatcaaAAGGAAAGCTAATGTTATGACATTCAGAAAATAAAACCTTCTTTCAAATTAAAATTCTCTATCTGtactaataaaaatatgaatttgtacaAAGATCCACAGTCTAGTTATAATGAAATGTTGCAATTTACATCAAAAGATTGTTCCAACATTACTGCCATATAATATTCTTTACGTGGGAACATACGTGTTGTCACCATTACTGAATTACAAATTCTACCAGCTTCTCCAGTTTGTTTAGTTATTAACAATTTACCTATCATATTGTTAGTCAAAGTCTTTGCTTGCTCAGGCCTAAAAATATATGTCAAATACAGTGTATCATAAATATAATAGCACATTATAATAGAGTTGATTTAATTGATTAAACTCACGTTTCACACATAACAACACCGCTGACGTTGGTATCTTTAAAGTGCCCCATTCCACGTCCTCCAGCAAGAACTTGAGCTTTCAGAACAATATCTTTTGTCTTAAGATCAGTTGCTATCTTAGCAGCCTCGTCTGGAGTTTTGGCTACTCCAAAAGGCGGAGTTGGAATTCCactattttttaataaagtatATGCGATATGTTCATGAACTTGTAAATGTCGAGTTTGTTGAACAATGACAGAAGTATGATTTAAAAactgaaaatattttctttgatATATTTGCGTTTGTTGTATGTGACTACTTAAAATAAATACTGTTACCTGTCTTCCTATTTTTCTAACACAAAATGATGTAAAAGACGAGAGTCTAATGGACATATTGCCggtaaattattttaaacaattttattgCTATACAAAATGAGTTTTTCTAACACATTCACAGTGAAAATTGTTTGGCTTTCCAAGAAGGGTGTGAAACAATTATTGTAAATGTACAAAATGTTATAGGATATTTTTCTTGTAGAAGCATTATACCTTGAATTTGTAaacttatataaaaaatatgacgAATTCAGTTAAGTCGAGTAGGCGATGAATATTGAATTCTGAGAGACACTGTATTTATGATTATAATACTACATTATAAAGCAATATTTTTACAGTCGAAAAGTATTTCAGTAATAAATTCTTTAAGTCttgtaaaaattattccatttatATTCTAAACCGCGTCACTGTAGTTGAATAGTAAATTGGATAGTAAACATAACTTTCATAGTGTAATAAAAATCCTTCTACTttttatatgtgtgtatatatagaagatatatatattaaattatgttaataaagtaaaataaaaaagttcaATTTACATTATATTTCTATGTATATGCTATATATACTCTCATTATGATTTCCTTATAAGCACTTAATATAACAACTATTAAATACGtataataaagaaaagaaattcattctacattatatttatatttcattgatATATCATGTTCAGTATACTCGAAATGTGAATAATCCACGTACCTATATTAAAAACTTATTCCACGACTCAgacttatacttattttgagAACTAATTAGACATCCCTAAtaaaatttctacaatttttataattcgaatatagttatagcgttcattctttttaataatattatactttGTCTCTAGATGTACTAAACTCGCATAATTGAGGCcacatttttcaataaaatatattaagtgtgataaaaaaataattctacCGAATTATtgcaatatagaaatatatacataaaaaagaaataaaaatgttactaaaatatttataaagtaacaaagaatgaaatatctttatactaagaaaaagttaaaattatttttaatattaaaatatattgtaaattaTCTTTTCATACAAAAATTCACTATGAATTTCATCTTATGCAAATCAATTTGTGTTAAACTTTTGAACTCAAATATGATGAGGTAATATTAAACATCGAATTTATTACGAATTCAATGTAGTTAATATTTTGGAATATATTTCAAACTTAAATGTTTTATACTTTAAAACTTCAAAGTAATTTTCATATAGTTTTAATATACAAACGAAAAAATGGGGAACATTCGAGTTAAATAAATTGATTTCTACTTGATGTAACTTTAATATTAATGCAATTGATAAGAAAACATTATACCTAGTATCTATTTCAAGCATAAAATTTCTGGCCTCAACAGTCTTATATTCTAAATACAAAACAAACTTTCCTTCTTCAATTTAAAAACTAAATCTATCATTAAGCGTTCTTCCCGTAACGCCGAGATTTCCGGACAAGCTATACATGACTTCGCTGAAAGTACGATCATCGACATCTGGTCTTGCATCTGATGAAGGAGTGTTGCGTGTACGAGAACGGGAACGCGATCTTGACCTTGAACGTTGTCGACCAAACATAGATGATCGACCAAcctgaaatttataaattccaccatattaaattatataaatttatttatataacttGATTAGTTACAGAACctgattttttaaaattataattatcatacCATATTCAAATTTTGTACACTTTGTCTAAATGGGGACCTTCCTCTTGGTAATGGACGCAAACTGTTCACAGCACTTCCGTTTCTGCTTGGGGTAAGAGTAAGAGGGCGTTGATGTGTGCTAGGACTGTACTCATTTCCCAATGTATACATGAAGTTTACATTTGAGTTTGAATTTAATCGCGAGGAACTACAACAttgtataatttcaataaaatcccaatataaagtataagattttataattgaaaataaaaaataatttactaaAAAGCATTTCAAATTATATGAACTTAATTGTAAGCTACTTAGAACAATAAATGTGAAGACATTTAAGCATACTTCATTCTCATTAATTTTTGTTCATATTGTGCACGTCTTTGTGCACGGGCAATTTGATCTGATCGTAATCCACCAGTAGTAAAACGACGTTGAGAAGTTAAAATTTGTTGTCTTCTATCTGTGGATCTTTGTTGGAGTGCTAATAATGATTTCCCAGCTTGTGGAATCTACAAGAGAAGAacataattaaattaatgtCAAATTAATTACGTTTATGATTTATTATCTACAATATTAACTTACTCTGAATTGGTTTTGTAAGGATAATCTCTGGTTCTGTCTTTGTAGCAGCAATTGTTTTGCTCTTTTAACACGATTTCGGTAAGCAATTTGAGCAGGGCTTTGATATCCCAGTCGATTATGAACCGAAGTTGGATCACGTAAATTTGGTAAACTGTTCGTTCGTTTTAATGAAGTCTTATTGTTGGTAAAAAAGCCTCCTTGTGTAAAAGTCAAGTTTGTGCGACTTCTACTTCGAGTCAGACCAAATCTATTACCACGACCACGGCGAACATTAAAAGCTCCTCGTGTATTAGGTTTCTGATTTAATGTTAAATTACTTCGTGATCTAGTTAAACTACTGTTTTTCTTATATCGTTTTCTCACAAAACCACCACGcacattattgttattattgttgttattattgttattttgcccAGCTTGCCATGTTTGCTCTTTTTTAGCAGTTCCAACATTACGCTTTACTCTGGTACCTCTACCTCTGAGTCCACTTCGTCCTCGCACACTTCCTCGAGTGCGTTTAGCACCAGTTTTTCCATTAGTAGCCCcggcctttttctttttctcctttttctccaTCTTTATGATTTCATcttaaaaggaagaaaattcaAAAGGTTTAGTGAGCGTACAGTCTTATCAGTGCATGAAGTTAATTTGTGTTAAGCTTTAATCTGGAATATGTGAAAAATTTCCTCTTGTATGGATGATGTTGAAGGACAACTCAATATGGCTAATTCAGTTtctatttaattcttttaagtATATCGATCTTTTTCGATATTTATTTTTGTGAATTGTTTCCCTGATTTTCTTCCAATATGTGTATATACTTTCAAAATAATCTCACTGTGTATGGTCTATGTATACACATACATCTATCAATTAATTACAACGAAACTTAAGTAGAATGTAACTTGGAATATCTGTGTTTATAGATCAGCCTTTAAGTTTAAAATGTGTTACTAATTCCTTAAATCatatcaaataaaaaataacaataaaaatcaCATAttctatattaaataaaaaataacagacAGTGAAACACTACACTTCTGCAGATGACAGGGTTTTACACACTTTAAaataacattgttttgtataaaataaataaataagtaaataaataaataaataatatatatatatatatataggaataAGTTTAATCAGAtgattttcatatatttttctttcataatgcattactttaGAATTATATTTGTAACAAAAGATTTCATCTTATGAAAAGGAACTATTTGTTGCTACATAAAAAGTATTATTggctaatttaattaataataataaatttccacatgtattatattctttattttcttttctttaagatatttttaattaaaactaaATCTTCGTGCatattaaattgtttattttattttatttctgtacTTAATAAATGTCCTTTCTCTCTGTGTTATTTTCATTGTGATCTTCCATGAGTGTTCCAATTATTTATACACTGATACATAAATTTCATGTGTACTTTCTTGCATACTGAAGATTCTTCATACTTTTGTAATTCTTCACACTTTCTATATATGcatgtttattatatttcagtTTTTCTCTTGATTCAATGCATATcttcaaaatataatttttatattacattgtCTGTTTTAGTCTGTTCTtccatttcaatttcaatttaacAAAAACATGTTATTCATTGTTCATTGACAAAGGAAGCAGACTATCTATATtgctattaatattaattattacatcAATTATATTTGAACAAAATTATAATTGAATAGATCCATTATTGATGTTTTACAATAGCATAGTGGCATTATTTTTGATAGATATCTACTTTCAGTTGAAGGTAAAGTTTCTCAAGTTGTCTTCTCTTATGTAATTAGTATGTTATCCACAAAATTTTCCACTACATAAGCATCATAAACCAATATTATATTGCTTCCATTGATGTGTTGCTTGTAGACAAAAGTTTGTAGATTACATAAAAATTTCTCTCATTTGTTGAAGTAGATGCCTTCGAGTCTTACATGCAAATTAATAAAATCCAGTTATCTAATAAGTCATTTAATAACTGATTTagatataatatttaatcaCATAGATGCTTCTTCTTGCAGTTTTATATATCTTGATTGTTTAAACGATCGCACTCTGTCGGGCtttttatctttaataattTCCTTAATAAAAATGCTTCTGTTAATTCTAAATAACATTTGACATATCATGAAGTATTCATTTATATACAATGCATGTTTTTAAGTAATAAATTGCGAACATATTTAATCTTAAACTTAAATTATTCTGGATTGCACACTTGTAACATACATAAATACCATTTTCATTTAGAATTTAGTTAAATTCTCGAATTCAACGGCGATTATTTGTCGCAGACATTCCATATACTTTCATAGAACGCGTGATCCGTTCAAAAATAAAATCGATTTGAAAATTTTCAGCGTGTTTTTATCTCACGTATAGTGTGTAGCATCTCTCAAGTCCATCAGATGAACAAAGAGAAACTCGAGGAATATGATATAGAAGAGATAAAAATACGACTAAAGTTATGCAAACGTATATCCCACGTAATGAGAAAGTTGACTTCTTTTCTGTAAATCATGAATCATAACTTCGGTTGTGTTATTATCCAAAAATGTTCAGGTACGTAAATTTTCCATTCGACAAATTTCTCGAGTAATTGGtcaaaaattgtaagaaatccCCTCACCGCCAATCCTACGTAAATCATAGTATTTTTTCCAGAATGTATAAATTCTTCATGGCGGATatatctttcttcttctttactACCACTGTCGTTAGTAGAAGCCTGTTATCTATTTCGTTCCTATTTCGTTGAAATTGAATTGGTTCTTTTGAAAAAGTCCGGAATTCATATACACTTGGTTATTCGATCATCGGTATAAATAGCGAAGACATTTTTCTTCCAGCGATTAGAAAAGACACCATACATCCTCTCATAAGTAAACATCGATTAAAATGTCtgcctttttttttttgcttaatAATTAATTAGGGAGACGAAACGATCCTGTATCAAAAGTTGGTTCATTGTCTGACACAGATACGtttctttgttttattttcttaGAGATCTATTTACCACTTTGGATGTTAAatgaacgaaaataaatgtGGATATATATCTACGTTGTATAATTTTCATCGCCATTTTGAATTCGTGCAAAGGAAGAAACAGTAGCCGTACGCTCACCCAGGACTATCAGCAAAACTGCTAGATTTTCGAGACTCTGGCCACTTACCAAGCGACATGTTCACTTTCGCATCAATCTCAGACATATTTCGTTCGTTCTGTttttgtctttgttattctttcaAACGCGAAAAATACACGAGGACCGCAAATAAATCACCCGAATACTATCACCGTAAAGTCACCACAGACCACACGCAACAATATCACACGACGCACGGATCGCGAATGAACATAAATGGTCACTCACAGGAAGTAATTGCCAAATCGTACCGGAAGTTGTCGCTTCTTTCGCACCGCGAAAATTTCAAATGGGTCGGCTGCTGCCGATAATTTTCTTATTAAtacactgcggatttttatacatttttatatttttgtgaatATAACTAAGAAAACgactaaatagaaatttgttttatacactaaatattctactttgaatattttgttgcaCCTTTGTCAATATCGTTGCTACTTGAAGAAGTGAATAATaaagaattgcaaattttaTGGGAAATTGATTTACattagaattttaataattattcaaaaaaaaatacattttacTTTACGAGTATAGCAAGTGAattatcttaaaaaaaaaaaaaaaaaaaaaataaaaaaagattgtattttaaaaatgcatactaaaaaatttaggtataatttattataaaataaatcttatttcatatttaggtaattttatttcattttaacttcttgccctaTATTTCTATGAAGAAGGAAAATTTTAATTCGGCTCTGCTGATTGAATGATGCGTGTACAATGTTACGTGCTAACGCAAGGACTTTACGAATTTGAAAAGAATTATAATATTTGCAGCTCTGTCTAGAGTCCAGACCATTCAAAATTCCTTTTCGCTGGGATGTTAATTCCTTGTATAGGGATATTATTGTTGTATAAATAAGATTGTTATGAACAAACTTTATAACAAATTGTGGTTTCTTTACATAATTTGGTAGCTCTGTGTATATTCAGTTGTTAAGAAACAATAGAAAATTGTGTATTAGTGgttttatatgaaaataatttatcacaaagataaataattaatgtttCAAGCAGAATAATGGATGAAAAAAGAGTAAAATTATACTTCTGCTCAAATTGAttagttttataaaattaaaattgatatcattcatacaaaaattaatttctatgcTTATAATTACAGTTTTCTTATTTGTTCTCTACCTCTGAACCACTACTTTCTCAAGATGCAATTGATAGGATATCTGTACCAAAGGTACCTTTGCAGAAGGATGATACAGTTATTGAAAATGATGATACAGATTTGTTATCACATAGTGATATGAGTTGGGAAACTATGGAGGATAGATATATGTTATTTGAAATTGCATCTAATGATTCTATATCAACTACTTCAAAGTCTTCATCCAATGTAAATTTTGCTTAATATAaaactaattttattttatgatataattgaaataattataatttattcgttTTCACAGTCCAATCTTTCATTTTCCTTGCTTGATCAAATATCACTTTCAGTAGATcaaaaaataatacaatgtGCAACTGAAAACAACTGGAGTAGTTATGCTCTAGATATCAGTTTATGGGATGATGGTAGAGCACCAGTTATGAAATTAAGAAATCTTAAAGAAATATCATTTGATAATATAGAATTCTGTGGATATCTTACTGACAGATTAATAGGAGTTGGAAAATCATTCTTGACTAAATCTCCTGAAAATAGTCTTTATATATTAAGCAAATGTATTATGAGAAATAtggtatattattttatattagaaacatattttataaaacaaatatgatgAAAACAATCTTTTTGCAGTCACTATCAAATATTACAATGTTAAGTTACCACCGTTATTTACAATATATTGATCTTgcatataattatattacaaatttatcaCCTCTGGGAGGAGTTCCCTACTTAATGTACTTAAATGTAGCACATAACAGAATGAatagtattttaaatttttcaccTCCTTGGTATTTGACATATGTAAATTTATCATACAATTATATATCAAAAATGCATGATATCAGTGATTTCTGGAGTATTGTTCACTTGGATTTGTCACATAATGCAATTGAAACCATTACTGGTTTGCAAAATTTGAAGTTAGCATGCCTTtttatgtaattaaataaaatatgactTCATTTATacattatgtattttatttttagatatttgaaatatttaaatttatcataTAACTTAATTGAGTACATTGAAAATTTGGATAGATTAAATATTCAAGAACTAAATTTAGAGGGTAACTGTATACTGTCATATAAATCTGCCATTCCTGGATATGGCATAAGTACTTTATCTGATTTGCGGAAATTATATTTAGGATACAATAAATTATCTACTTTAGAATTTTTTAAGGTAacaatttcatatttaataattaGATGAATATTTAAACTGTAACAATGTGTTTAAAACTATAGGATGCATATAGTTTACGTGTGATAGATTTAAAGTTTAATAGAATCAATGATttattagaattattaaatCTCACTGGTTTAATACAAGAAGTAGATTTTAGAGGTAATAGTTGCACAAAGTGGCCTAATTATAAAGCTGTACTTCTATTTTCCATACCAAGTATACAGATTATCGATGGTGTTAATGTATCTACTTCAGAAAAGGTATATAATCAAGTATTGATAATTATCaacttatataaattattaaagaatttatttaaatagattGCTGCAGTTGCTCTATTTGCACCACCAGTAAATTTAACAGCTGCTCGCACTATAACAAAGCTAACTTTATTAGAGCAATTAAATATTCCTAAAATTGATCTTCATGTAACACCATATGATGAAGTGAGCCCACCTATAATAATACTCACAGGTCCAAGTGCAGTAAGAAAATTATCTTTGGCTCTTCATGTGACCCAAACATTATCAAAAAAAgtaatattctaattaatttttaatatatcggattaaaataataatttatcacaGGTCCAATATTGTCAGTGGTATACAACAAAAAGCTCAGaagatgaaagtgaaaatcaattttatatttttgtagacAGAGAAGAATTTAATGATATGTCTCGTCATGGAGAATTTTTAGCAATTCAAGAGAGATTAGGATACAGCTATGGATTTCGTTAGTtagataaattaaattttctataaaaatatcttccaagatgcttttatttatatttatatagatcACAATCAAATTACTTccttaaaattaagaaataaaattggTATAACACAAACGGATTTACATGCAACTATTCAAATGCTTAACCGGTACTCCAATAGTAGAGCAGTTCTTGTGCTCccaaaaaatgaagaaatccACCGTGAATGGATACAAGAAAGGTTTTATGTTTATACATGTACTAAAGATAgtaaagaaaatttattatctGAAGATAGTTCAGCAATACTCATAGGAAgtgatataaattttattaaagaaattttaaatgATGTATGAacaatttcatatctttattatACCGCTCATAgtgttacaaatattattttaaacttGCTTATAGATTATAAGAGATCTTAAATtacttcccaaaattccaatgGCAACAGAGACTGATGATAAAACAATTTATAATGCATTGGGAAATGTAACAATATTTGATGATGAAGCCGTGCAGGGTCCAACAGAAATAAAAGACAAAACatcaaattatattaaatttcaggAACAAGACATTAATTCACATTTTGATGATAAAGGATTACGAGTATTGAGTTTACCTAGCACTAGAGGTATGCAGGATCTGGATGGGCATTTTTTTCGATACCGGGACCGGTTATTGAAATTTTCGGAATTCTCGAAATTGACAAGTTTCTCGAGAACGTCCGGGTTTCCCAAAAGTGTTGGGATTTCCGAAAATGTTTGGAATTCTCGAAAAATCCGAGGGCCCGTTTCAAGATTCGCTTTAATGAATACGATCGTGGtttcgaattttttattttttaggtGTTTTCGAAAATCAcattatgaaatttatttatttagttatttttacttatttaatttattaatataaaattatgaaatatgcAAAATTGAGTGGAAATAGTGCaccaaataaataatatttaaatataatattttattttaaattcgtATGTAAAATAGCTGCTTTTTCTACGTTTTCAGACAGTATTGTGTAATAATATTGTTACACTGAACAGGATAAGACTATTGTTTGAAATTGTGGAGAAATTGACATTTTTACATGCgatttcaaaataaaatattatatttagatATTACTTATTTGGTGCACTATTTCCACTCAATCTTCcacatttcataattttatattaataaattaaataagtaaaaataactaaataaataaatttcataatatgaTTTCCGAAAAcgcttaaaaaatagaaaattggaacACGGTCTTATTCATTAAAGCGGCTCTTGATACAGGTGATTTTTTGAGAATCCCGGATATTCTTAGGAAACCCGATACTTTCATGAACTCGACTCAATCCGATGTGTTTCTGTTTCATTCCAACTATCGGGTTTCATAAATTTTCTGGTTCTTGCATACCTCTATTTAACACATAACAGTTGtaagtaattttattatttttttaggtAATTTTAGATGAGCATTCAAATGTTATAGTGGAAGATGAACAATTAAGGCGTAAAAGACATCAAGCAAAACTTTTGCATCGTCGTAATACATTGATTCGAGGAACAGTACCTTCATTTACAGATGAACTTAGTGAATCAAGTGAAGAACTATTAACAAGAAGAGTTTGTATTGaatattttacttttctttcGATGGGCAGGGTGTTATTGTTTtcaattaatatatgtataagattatataggtataaaataatataaatctgTAATTTATTTTAAGTCGCCAGAAATGGAAAAACCAGAAGATATGAAAGATTTCTATACCGACTTGATATTAAAGTCAAGAAAAATGTACCTAGATCAACATGTGAATAAGCCTGGATTTTTTTCTTTGGTGGTAACATGTCTTCGATAAAAGTAAATTAAGAATGCCAAATTCATAAT
This sequence is a window from Bombus affinis isolate iyBomAffi1 chromosome 14, iyBomAffi1.2, whole genome shotgun sequence. Protein-coding genes within it:
- the LOC126923824 gene encoding probable serine/threonine-protein kinase tsuA isoform X2; this translates as MEKKEKKKKAGATNGKTGAKRTRGSVRGRSGLRGRGTRVKRNVGTAKKEQTWQAGQNNNNNNNNNNNVRGGFVRKRYKKNSSLTRSRSNLTLNQKPNTRGAFNVRRGRGNRFGLTRSRSRTNLTFTQGGFFTNNKTSLKRTNSLPNLRDPTSVHNRLGYQSPAQIAYRNRVKRAKQLLLQRQNQRLSLQNQFRIPQAGKSLLALQQRSTDRRQQILTSQRRFTTGGLRSDQIARAQRRAQYEQKLMRMNSSRLNSNSNVNFMYTLGNEYSPSTHQRPLTLTPSRNGSAVNSLRPLPRGRSPFRQSVQNLNMVGRSSMFGRQRSRSRSRSRSRTRNTPSSDARPDVDDRTFSEVMYSLSGNLGVTGRTLNDRFSF
- the LOC126923816 gene encoding succinate--CoA ligase [ADP-forming] subunit beta, mitochondrial-like yields the protein MSIRLSSFTSFCVRKIGRQVTVFILSSHIQQTQIYQRKYFQFLNHTSVIVQQTRHLQVHEHIAYTLLKNSGIPTPPFGVAKTPDEAAKIATDLKTKDIVLKAQVLAGGRGMGHFKDTNVSGVVMCETPEQAKTLTNNMIGKLLITKQTGEAGRICNSVMVTTRMFPRKEYYMAVMLEQSFDGPVVIVSKQGGVNIEDIAATNPEAISYTPVNIMKGLSLEQINQIVDNLGIEGEERKITSLIICNLYELFIEKDALLLEINPFALDICGEYFALDCKCSFDDSSEFRQKKLFALQDFTQLDPNEVQASKFNLSYIALDGNIGCMVNGAGLAMATMDLIKYNGGMPANFLDVGGSATEEAVMEAFKIIISDPKVEAIFVNIFGGIMRCDIIAKGIINASKELQLNIPVVVRLQGTNVEEAHRLIREAQLKVISVDDFAQAAESVVKLSLIIKAANSMNLDISFTSKETSAEKSKVGSKKK
- the LOC126924497 gene encoding uncharacterized protein LOC126924497 — encoded protein: MDEKRFSYLFSTSEPLLSQDAIDRISVPKVPLQKDDTVIENDDTDLLSHSDMSWETMEDRYMLFEIASNDSISTTSKSSSNSNLSFSLLDQISLSVDQKIIQCATENNWSSYALDISLWDDGRAPVMKLRNLKEISFDNIEFCGYLTDRLIGVGKSFLTKSPENSLYILSKCIMRNMSLSNITMLSYHRYLQYIDLAYNYITNLSPLGGVPYLMYLNVAHNRMNSILNFSPPWYLTYVNLSYNYISKMHDISDFWSIVHLDLSHNAIETITGLQNLKYLKYLNLSYNLIEYIENLDRLNIQELNLEGNCILSYKSAIPGYGISTLSDLRKLYLGYNKLSTLEFFKDAYSLRVIDLKFNRINDLLELLNLTGLIQEVDFRGNSCTKWPNYKAVLLFSIPSIQIIDGVNVSTSEKIAAVALFAPPVNLTAARTITKLTLLEQLNIPKIDLHVTPYDEVSPPIIILTGPSAVRKLSLALHVTQTLSKKVQYCQWYTTKSSEDESENQFYIFVDREEFNDMSRHGEFLAIQERLGYSYGFHHNQITSLKLRNKIGITQTDLHATIQMLNRYSNSRAVLVLPKNEEIHREWIQERFYVYTCTKDSKENLLSEDSSAILIGSDINFIKEILNDIIRDLKLLPKIPMATETDDKTIYNALGNVTIFDDEAVQGPTEIKDKTSNYIKFQEQDINSHFDDKGLRVLSLPSTRGMQDLDGHFFRYRDRLLKFSEFSKLTSFSRTSGFPKSVGISENVWNSRKIRGPVSRFALMNTIVVSNFLFFRCFRKSHYEIYLFSYFYLFNLIENWNTVLFIKAALDTGDFLRIPDILRKPDTFMNSTQSDVFLFHSNYRVILDEHSNVIVEDEQLRRKRHQAKLLHRRNTLIRGTVPSFTDELSESSEELLTRRSPEMEKPEDMKDFYTDLILKSRKMYLDQHVNKPGFFSLVLLSDDYFKAFNKLINFIYELYTNYSFQEPKFLAELNHFSKIAIPAMIDPIIDEIKQSLSTSILQRRTLLRMYGVTSWKDLMPSQIVEDSTDVVD
- the LOC126923824 gene encoding probable serine/threonine-protein kinase tsuA isoform X1 — encoded protein: MSEIDAKVNMSLDEIIKMEKKEKKKKAGATNGKTGAKRTRGSVRGRSGLRGRGTRVKRNVGTAKKEQTWQAGQNNNNNNNNNNNVRGGFVRKRYKKNSSLTRSRSNLTLNQKPNTRGAFNVRRGRGNRFGLTRSRSRTNLTFTQGGFFTNNKTSLKRTNSLPNLRDPTSVHNRLGYQSPAQIAYRNRVKRAKQLLLQRQNQRLSLQNQFRIPQAGKSLLALQQRSTDRRQQILTSQRRFTTGGLRSDQIARAQRRAQYEQKLMRMNSSRLNSNSNVNFMYTLGNEYSPSTHQRPLTLTPSRNGSAVNSLRPLPRGRSPFRQSVQNLNMVGRSSMFGRQRSRSRSRSRSRTRNTPSSDARPDVDDRTFSEVMYSLSGNLGVTGRTLNDRFSF